The stretch of DNA CCCACAAAGTAGGCATTGCGCCAGCCGAACCGCTCACCTACCCAGTAAGCCAGCATAGCGCCCGATACGCCCACAGTAGCCACAATCATGGTACCATAGCCACGCTTTTCCTTCGATAGCGTTTCTGATACCAGCGTGATACCCGCACCCAACTCACCTGCCAGGCCTATGCCAGCAATCAGGCGCAGCCACACGTACTGGTCTAAGGTCTGCACAAAGCCATTGGCAATATTAGCTAGTGAGTAGATCAGGATGGAGCCAAAAAGCACCGAAAGTCGCCCGCGCTTGTCACCCAGAATACCCCACAGAATACCTCCGAGCAGCATGCCGCCCATCTGCATGTTGATGAGGTAAAGGCCCTGGCTGGTAACGGCATCTTTAGCCGTGATGCCAAGAGTGTTTAGGCTCTGCACCCGCACAATGCTGAACAGAATCAGGTCGTAGATATCCACGAAGTAGCCGAGGGCGGCTACTACCACAATGGCGCTAAACAGGCGGGCAGTTTTGGGAGGGGAGGTAGGAGCGGTAGGCTGCATGAAACGTAGAGAGGAATTGCGAAACGCAGATTACGCAATTTTCTTCTTCTCTTCCAGCTACGGCTCGCTAGGCCACCTGCTCGTCGCAGCAGCCGTGGTCACCCATCAGCGGCAGCGCATCCTCGAGCTGCACCGTGGAGTGGCTGATGTTGAACTCATGCCGCAGGTCGTGCTGCAGGTCGCGCAGGAACAGGTTGCCGTTCTCACCGCCCGGACGCACCAAGTGGGCCGTGAGGGCCGTATCGCTGGTGCTCAGAGGCCAGATGTGCAGGTCATGCACCTGCGTAACGCCGGGGCGGGAGAGCAGGAACTGCCGTACTTCAGCCACATCAATACTTTCGGGGGCAGCCTGCAGACTGAGCTGCACGGTTTCGCGCAGCAGGCCCCAGGAGCTTATGCCCACTACCGCCAGAATAATAAAGCTAATGGCCGGGTCAAGCCAAAGCCACCCCGTAAAGTACACCAGCGCGCCACCCACCACTACGCCCACTGACACCAGCATATCCGTTAGCATGTGCAGATAAGCCCCGCGCACGTTCACGTCGCCCTTCTGCCCACGGCGGAACAACCAGGCCGTAAACCCATTCACCAGAATGCCTAATCCCGCCAGCAGCATCACCAAGGATCCATTCACGGGAACAGGGTGACGCAGGTGGTCAATGGTTTCCCACAGAATAAAGCCCAATGCCAGGTACAGCAGGGCCGCATTTAGCAGTGCCGCCTGAATAGTGGCTCCCTTATATCCATAGGTATAACGTTCGGTGGCCCGGCGCGTAGCCAGCAAAGAGGCCGCCCACGCCAGGGCTAAACTCAGAACATCAGAAAGGTTGTGGCCGGCATCAGAGAGCAGGGCGGCGGAGTTGGCCCATAAGCCACCTGCCACTTCTCCCGCCACAAACACGAGGTTCATTACAATCCCCCATTTAAAGGCTTGGCTAAAGTTACCATCGGCGGGCGGGCCGTGGTGATGCGCGTG from Hymenobacter taeanensis encodes:
- a CDS encoding cation diffusion facilitator family transporter — translated: MSRITTMAHDHSGHDHAHHHGPPADGNFSQAFKWGIVMNLVFVAGEVAGGLWANSAALLSDAGHNLSDVLSLALAWAASLLATRRATERYTYGYKGATIQAALLNAALLYLALGFILWETIDHLRHPVPVNGSLVMLLAGLGILVNGFTAWLFRRGQKGDVNVRGAYLHMLTDMLVSVGVVVGGALVYFTGWLWLDPAISFIILAVVGISSWGLLRETVQLSLQAAPESIDVAEVRQFLLSRPGVTQVHDLHIWPLSTSDTALTAHLVRPGGENGNLFLRDLQHDLRHEFNISHSTVQLEDALPLMGDHGCCDEQVA